Proteins encoded together in one Candidatus Hydrogenedentota bacterium window:
- a CDS encoding MFS transporter, with protein MSHNAFASLRLSQYRYFLTFRLCLTFATQMQAVIVGWQVYAITNDPLTLGLIGLAEVVPYIGTALFGGYVADHFNRRRIVMFCATLFTLSSAALLAITVFVDMDWPHVEYLFYAVIFATGIARGFLSPAVSALFGQIVPRELYLNASAWNSNLWHIAAVAGPAVGGRIYGEFGVVNAYVSLIAVSAFSVVSIWMVKSVPLVVGETHESIFQSIAQGVSFVVKNQVIFGALFLDMIAVLFGGVVAVLPVFAADVLHTGPSGLGDLRSAPFYGSILMGILLTVRPPMRRAGWMLLVSVAGFGACMILFARSTHMGLSLLLLFLSGAFDSVSVVIRSTILQLMMPDHMRGRVSAVNNIFVGTSNELGAFESGLAAKLLGLVPSVAIGGTISIASVIATGIAAPKLRRLDLHAMAMHPRRDP; from the coding sequence ATGTCCCACAACGCATTCGCCTCGCTTCGGCTCAGTCAATACCGCTACTTCCTTACGTTTCGTCTGTGCCTGACCTTCGCTACGCAAATGCAAGCGGTTATTGTCGGCTGGCAAGTCTATGCGATTACCAACGACCCGCTCACGTTGGGGCTCATTGGGCTTGCGGAGGTCGTTCCGTACATTGGCACAGCGCTGTTTGGCGGCTACGTCGCCGATCATTTCAATCGCCGCCGGATCGTGATGTTCTGTGCGACCCTGTTCACGTTGAGCAGCGCCGCTTTGCTCGCGATTACGGTGTTTGTGGACATGGACTGGCCGCACGTCGAGTACCTTTTCTATGCAGTAATCTTCGCGACGGGAATCGCGCGCGGGTTCTTGTCGCCCGCGGTATCGGCGCTGTTCGGCCAGATTGTGCCGCGCGAGCTTTACCTCAATGCCAGCGCGTGGAATTCAAACCTCTGGCACATTGCCGCGGTGGCCGGGCCCGCGGTCGGCGGCCGCATTTACGGCGAGTTTGGCGTCGTGAATGCCTACGTCTCGCTCATTGCCGTTTCCGCGTTCTCGGTCGTGTCGATTTGGATGGTCAAGTCCGTTCCACTGGTTGTCGGCGAGACGCACGAATCCATCTTTCAGTCCATCGCACAAGGTGTGTCGTTTGTCGTCAAGAACCAGGTGATCTTCGGCGCGCTGTTTCTAGACATGATCGCGGTGCTTTTCGGGGGCGTTGTCGCGGTACTTCCGGTGTTCGCCGCCGATGTACTCCACACCGGCCCGAGCGGACTCGGAGACCTGCGGTCCGCGCCGTTCTACGGGTCCATCCTGATGGGGATTCTGCTCACCGTTCGCCCGCCGATGAGGCGCGCGGGATGGATGCTGCTCGTAAGCGTGGCCGGGTTTGGCGCGTGCATGATCCTTTTCGCGCGTTCTACGCATATGGGACTGAGCCTCCTGCTGCTCTTCCTCAGCGGGGCGTTCGACAGTGTGAGCGTGGTGATTCGTTCGACCATACTTCAACTCATGATGCCGGACCACATGCGTGGGCGGGTGAGCGCGGTCAACAACATATTTGTGGGCACGTCGAACGAACTGGGCGCGTTCGAATCGGGCCTTGCCGCGAAACTCCTCGGACTCGTCCCGTCCGTCGCTATCGGCGGGACCATTTCAATTGCGTCGGTCATCGCCACCGGAATCGCCGCACCCAAGCTGCGCCGGCTCGACCTGCATGCGATGGCGATGCATCCGCGGAGGGACCCGTGA
- a CDS encoding transketolase produces the protein MTFPIDVSAYKPLPIDPATKSLSADQLAQLKSNIQLVRDTIVFYTAIAGIKGLAGHTGGAYSIVPEVLIADAFMRGGNVYPAYFDEAGHRVAIQYAMSAFNGEMPFEKLYHYREFGHGLFGHPELDPRLGVKFSSGRLGHMWPFVNGVAKAHPDKVVVLFGSDGSQQEGNDAEAARLAVAQKLNIKVVVDDNNVTISGHPKDYLPGYDVAKTLEGHGLTVSVGDGENVEELYGRMQKAVTTAGPVAMVNRRKMAPGVPGIEGNHAGHDVIKKDFAIQYLTARGLTAAIEYLNGVKVEKPKVTYSGSSPETASNRTEFGAIVNGILDKMSEADRKAKVLVVDSDLEGSTGLNAIRKAHPEVCINGGVQERGNFSAAAGFGFTKGKQGIFSTFSAFLEMIVSEATMARLNEANVICHFSHAGCDEIADNTCHFGVNIFFANNGFGEKDTNRLYFAADALQLKAMVERIWDDPGIRFVFTTRSKVPYILRTRGEKYFDPANGYVFVPGKDEFIRKGARGYVVSYGEMLYRALDAVEQARGLGIDVGLINKPTLNVVDEEALQQIGPEHFVLVVEGQNVNTGLGVRFGTWLIERDLNPRYARMGVHKDGGGGIEEQVPHQGLSPNDILQKIIELAK, from the coding sequence ATGACGTTTCCGATCGACGTGTCTGCCTATAAACCGCTGCCCATCGATCCCGCGACGAAATCACTTTCCGCGGACCAGTTGGCGCAGCTTAAGTCCAATATCCAACTTGTCCGCGACACCATCGTGTTCTATACCGCGATCGCGGGAATCAAGGGTCTTGCGGGGCACACGGGCGGCGCGTACAGCATTGTTCCCGAGGTTCTCATCGCGGACGCCTTCATGCGCGGCGGGAATGTTTACCCGGCGTACTTCGACGAAGCGGGGCACCGGGTCGCGATTCAGTACGCGATGTCCGCGTTTAACGGGGAGATGCCGTTCGAGAAACTGTACCACTATCGCGAATTCGGCCATGGGTTGTTTGGTCATCCCGAACTCGATCCCAGATTGGGGGTGAAGTTTTCGTCGGGCCGCCTGGGCCACATGTGGCCTTTCGTGAACGGCGTTGCCAAGGCGCACCCGGACAAGGTTGTCGTTCTCTTTGGCAGCGACGGTTCGCAGCAAGAAGGCAACGACGCCGAGGCCGCGCGACTCGCAGTCGCGCAGAAGCTCAACATCAAGGTTGTGGTGGACGACAACAACGTGACGATTAGCGGTCATCCGAAGGATTACCTGCCCGGCTACGACGTGGCGAAGACGCTCGAGGGCCATGGATTGACGGTAAGCGTAGGCGACGGCGAAAACGTCGAGGAACTCTACGGGCGCATGCAGAAGGCGGTTACGACGGCCGGCCCCGTCGCCATGGTGAACCGCCGCAAGATGGCGCCCGGCGTTCCCGGTATCGAAGGCAATCACGCGGGGCACGACGTGATCAAGAAGGATTTCGCTATTCAGTACCTAACGGCGCGCGGGCTAACCGCCGCAATCGAGTACTTGAACGGAGTCAAGGTCGAGAAGCCGAAGGTGACCTACAGCGGGTCATCGCCGGAGACGGCGAGCAACCGCACGGAATTTGGTGCGATCGTCAACGGCATTCTGGACAAAATGAGCGAAGCCGATCGCAAGGCGAAGGTACTCGTAGTGGATAGCGACCTTGAAGGGTCGACAGGTCTCAACGCGATCCGCAAGGCGCACCCCGAAGTGTGCATCAACGGCGGTGTGCAGGAACGCGGCAACTTTTCCGCTGCCGCGGGATTTGGATTTACCAAAGGAAAGCAGGGCATCTTTAGCACGTTTTCGGCGTTCCTCGAAATGATAGTTTCCGAAGCGACGATGGCGCGGCTCAACGAGGCGAACGTCATCTGCCACTTTTCGCATGCGGGGTGCGACGAGATCGCGGACAACACGTGCCACTTCGGCGTGAATATTTTCTTCGCGAACAACGGATTTGGCGAGAAGGACACGAATCGCCTGTATTTTGCCGCGGACGCGCTTCAACTCAAGGCAATGGTCGAGCGCATATGGGACGACCCCGGCATCCGCTTTGTATTTACTACGCGGTCCAAAGTTCCGTACATTCTGCGCACGCGCGGCGAAAAGTATTTCGATCCCGCGAACGGATACGTTTTTGTGCCGGGCAAGGACGAGTTCATCCGAAAGGGTGCGCGCGGCTACGTCGTTTCGTACGGGGAGATGCTGTATCGCGCGCTCGATGCGGTCGAGCAGGCGCGTGGGTTGGGGATTGACGTGGGCCTTATCAACAAGCCCACGCTGAACGTCGTCGATGAAGAGGCGCTGCAGCAGATCGGGCCGGAGCATTTTGTGCTGGTGGTCGAGGGGCAGAACGTAAATACGGGTCTCGGCGTCCGTTTTGGCACGTGGTTGATCGAGCGCGATCTTAATCCGCGGTACGCGCGCATGGGCGTGCACAAGGACGGCGGCGGCGGCATCGAGGAACAGGTGCCCCACCAGGGACTTTCGCCGAACGACATTCTACAGAAAATCATCGAACTGGCGAAGTGA
- a CDS encoding PrsW family intramembrane metalloprotease: MITPAITLALALVPSWLLVRYFHDRDYYPEPPRVIWTTFALGALTVIPVLLFVFPMMKLLPQPESHVGFAFQFAFLYAAIPEEFFKLMVLLGYSLRRRDFDEPMDGLVYGAVASQGFAALENVMYSFAGGVSIAVARAFTAVPAHACMGIIMGYFVGRARFEPERRTALIVTGYLAATLVHGIYDTPLMVINAIVMQFGEIPEDLSTLAGVCMLLGIAALVVSAAIARTLWGKARRHQLEHPVPPPLPCPPVAAPPPLPVPHPASIASPPEVRAVVLTRQPIQTTSTSVLKLVAGIVLSVFGGAVLFSCVHAFLDSSTDSRLYVNLGFALVLLGCTPLMFGLRLFRSGVRGLNAPVGGGPNPPA; encoded by the coding sequence GTGATTACTCCCGCAATAACGCTTGCCCTCGCTCTGGTGCCTTCCTGGCTGCTGGTGCGCTATTTTCACGACCGCGACTACTATCCCGAACCGCCCCGCGTGATTTGGACAACTTTCGCGCTCGGCGCGTTGACCGTGATCCCGGTGCTGCTTTTTGTGTTTCCGATGATGAAGCTGCTGCCGCAGCCGGAAAGCCACGTCGGGTTTGCGTTTCAGTTCGCGTTTCTCTATGCGGCGATACCGGAAGAGTTTTTCAAACTCATGGTGCTGCTGGGATACAGCCTGCGTCGGCGCGATTTCGATGAACCTATGGACGGTCTCGTCTACGGCGCCGTAGCGTCGCAAGGGTTCGCCGCGCTGGAGAACGTGATGTATTCGTTTGCCGGCGGCGTTTCGATAGCAGTCGCGCGCGCGTTTACCGCCGTGCCCGCCCACGCGTGCATGGGCATTATCATGGGGTACTTCGTCGGTCGTGCGCGGTTCGAACCCGAACGCCGGACCGCGCTCATCGTAACGGGATATCTGGCCGCGACGCTTGTTCATGGAATATATGACACGCCGCTGATGGTGATCAACGCGATTGTGATGCAGTTCGGCGAAATCCCCGAGGACCTTTCCACACTGGCCGGCGTGTGCATGTTGCTGGGTATCGCCGCTCTTGTCGTCTCGGCCGCCATTGCGCGCACGCTCTGGGGCAAAGCTCGCAGGCACCAACTCGAACACCCGGTGCCGCCGCCGCTACCGTGCCCGCCCGTGGCGGCGCCGCCGCCATTACCTGTTCCACACCCCGCGTCGATTGCGTCGCCGCCGGAGGTCCGTGCGGTGGTACTGACGCGCCAGCCGATTCAGACGACCTCGACATCGGTACTGAAACTGGTTGCGGGCATTGTATTATCGGTGTTTGGCGGGGCGGTGCTGTTTTCGTGTGTCCATGCGTTCTTGGATTCGAGCACGGATAGCAGACTGTACGTCAATCTAGGGTTCGCGTTAGTCCTGCTCGGCTGCACGCCGCTCATGTTCGGTCTGCGTCTGTTTCGGTCCGGTGTGCGCGGCTTGAATGCGCCCGTTGGCGGCGGTCCGAATCCGCCGGCATGA
- a CDS encoding cation transporter, with the protein MSAATSPHPALVGVRFVLAGVVVNAALSATKGIAGVLGNSYALIADAIESGLDVFQSLIVMGGLVIAAAPPDRNHPYGHGKAEPLAAIVVSMGLLAGAVLIAVESVREILSPHHAPEPFTLAVLVLVVLAKETMFRVMSRVGRSTKSTAIRADAWHHRSDALTSLAAFIGISVALAGGRGWESADDWAALFACLIIGYNGVRLLLPAINEVMDVAPDSAIEEQVRNVALGVEGVTGLDICAVRKMGFDYFVDLHVMVNGDMKVRDGHEAAHRVKDAIRAANPHIRDVLIHIEPHDAVHGR; encoded by the coding sequence ATGAGCGCCGCGACGTCACCGCACCCGGCGCTGGTCGGGGTGCGGTTCGTTCTTGCGGGAGTTGTGGTCAACGCTGCGTTGTCCGCGACAAAGGGAATTGCCGGTGTGCTGGGCAATTCCTATGCGCTGATCGCGGACGCGATCGAATCCGGGCTCGACGTATTCCAGTCCCTGATTGTCATGGGGGGTCTCGTTATTGCCGCGGCCCCACCCGACCGAAACCACCCCTACGGTCACGGCAAGGCGGAACCGCTCGCCGCTATCGTCGTATCGATGGGGCTGCTTGCGGGCGCGGTCCTTATCGCGGTGGAGAGCGTTCGCGAAATCCTGTCGCCGCACCATGCACCGGAACCGTTTACGCTGGCAGTGCTCGTACTGGTTGTGCTTGCGAAGGAAACGATGTTCCGCGTGATGAGCCGCGTTGGCCGCTCTACGAAGAGCACGGCTATTCGGGCGGACGCGTGGCACCACCGAAGCGATGCGCTCACCTCGCTTGCGGCGTTTATCGGCATTTCGGTCGCTCTCGCGGGAGGGCGCGGATGGGAGTCCGCAGACGACTGGGCGGCGCTGTTTGCGTGCCTGATTATTGGCTACAATGGCGTTCGCCTGCTGCTGCCGGCGATCAACGAGGTGATGGACGTCGCGCCCGATTCGGCCATCGAGGAGCAGGTGCGGAACGTCGCACTCGGCGTGGAGGGCGTGACGGGGCTGGACATTTGCGCCGTGCGCAAGATGGGATTCGACTACTTCGTGGACCTGCATGTTATGGTGAACGGCGATATGAAAGTGCGAGACGGACACGAGGCGGCCCATCGCGTGAAGGACGCCATCCGGGCGGCGAACCCGCACATTCGCGACGTCTTGATCCATATCGAACCGCACGATGCGGTCCACGGCCGGTAA
- a CDS encoding ABC transporter ATP-binding protein — MVVLDRLTVRYGTRVALSDVTLEIGEGVVGLLGPNGAGKSTMLKTLLGFCRPSSGSAKLFGMDARHGGREIRRRVGYMPERDVSSPKLSAVSFVSYCGTLAGMPYRDALQRTHEVLNYAGFGEERYRAMETYSTGMRQRAKLAQALVHDPHVLFLDEPTNGLDPVGRVAMLDLILDVARQRGVAIILSSHLLPDVEHVCKSVILMNHGRVVRQGAIAEFTQIHTQRYAVRVKEGAAAFQERMIAAGHEAEIAADGKVLVQLPAGQNPSDIFRLSRAWGFQVRDVIPVRQRLEDVFLEAVAGESQID, encoded by the coding sequence ATGGTCGTACTTGACCGCCTTACCGTACGATATGGCACGCGCGTGGCCTTGAGCGACGTGACACTCGAGATCGGCGAAGGCGTTGTTGGCCTGCTCGGCCCCAACGGCGCAGGCAAGAGCACAATGCTCAAGACGCTGCTCGGTTTCTGCAGGCCGAGCTCCGGAAGCGCAAAGCTTTTCGGGATGGACGCGCGCCATGGAGGGCGTGAGATTCGCCGCCGCGTCGGCTATATGCCCGAGCGCGATGTTTCGTCTCCGAAGCTCAGCGCCGTTTCGTTTGTCTCGTACTGCGGCACGTTGGCGGGCATGCCGTACCGCGACGCGCTTCAGCGGACGCACGAGGTTCTGAACTACGCCGGGTTTGGCGAAGAGCGGTACCGCGCGATGGAAACGTACTCGACGGGCATGCGCCAACGCGCGAAACTGGCGCAGGCGCTCGTTCACGATCCCCACGTGCTCTTTCTGGACGAGCCGACCAACGGGCTCGACCCGGTTGGCCGCGTAGCGATGCTCGATCTCATTCTCGATGTGGCGCGGCAACGCGGGGTCGCAATCATTCTGTCGTCGCACTTGTTGCCGGATGTCGAGCACGTGTGCAAGAGCGTTATTCTCATGAATCACGGGCGCGTAGTCCGGCAGGGCGCCATTGCGGAGTTCACGCAGATTCACACGCAACGATACGCCGTGCGCGTGAAGGAAGGCGCCGCCGCGTTCCAGGAGCGGATGATTGCGGCGGGCCATGAAGCCGAGATCGCGGCCGACGGGAAAGTGCTTGTGCAGTTGCCGGCAGGCCAGAACCCATCGGATATATTTCGTCTCTCGCGCGCGTGGGGCTTTCAGGTCCGGGACGTCATTCCCGTGCGCCAACGGCTCGAGGATGTCTTTCTCGAAGCGGTCGCGGGTGAATCGCAAATCGACTAA
- a CDS encoding iron-containing alcohol dehydrogenase: MSTSYRTGALLERAYAQTKGLPIECCHIGGDAAQQLGAYAAGRCGASCLVISDANTHAVGKPAIDALRGAGKTLAEHVFDELHLDATEELGDRVAELGAKSDFFVAIGSGTLCDLAKHAGTKLKRPVLVYATAASMNGYTSGITAVKVRGLKRTVPCTPVLAVFADPCVVAAAPPRMAAAGVADYLSKCSAGADWRVANLLRGEYYDENALRFYEGALERVLETTARVGAGEPEAVAIALEALLLSGLSMLVAGSSAPASGGEHLISHYIDMKQALYGTPNDLHGVQVGVGTVHCLKLWERVLALDPKDIDPDALAKAQPADEDVARWAMEDWGEAVAAEVLAQWRQKSRPRDALRSEIAQFRDRLPEIRGAVSKDLLPSSTVAKAIRESGGPAEPEGMNAPVEEYRKALVRARFIRNRFTILDLAAEVGVHQDGRLNSVPYR; encoded by the coding sequence ATGAGTACTTCCTATCGCACGGGCGCGCTGCTCGAGCGCGCGTACGCGCAGACCAAGGGCCTTCCTATTGAATGTTGCCACATAGGCGGTGACGCGGCGCAGCAGCTCGGCGCATATGCTGCGGGGCGCTGCGGCGCGTCGTGCCTCGTCATTTCAGATGCCAATACGCATGCGGTCGGCAAACCGGCGATTGATGCGCTTCGCGGTGCGGGGAAGACTCTCGCCGAACACGTATTCGACGAACTCCACCTTGACGCGACGGAAGAACTCGGCGACCGCGTAGCGGAACTGGGCGCGAAATCGGACTTCTTTGTGGCGATTGGTTCCGGCACGCTTTGCGATCTTGCAAAGCATGCGGGGACGAAACTGAAGCGGCCGGTGCTTGTCTATGCGACGGCCGCGTCGATGAACGGTTACACGTCGGGCATCACCGCAGTCAAGGTGCGCGGGCTCAAACGGACGGTACCCTGCACGCCCGTGCTGGCGGTCTTTGCCGATCCCTGTGTAGTTGCCGCGGCGCCGCCGCGCATGGCCGCCGCGGGCGTTGCGGACTATCTGTCGAAATGTTCCGCGGGGGCGGACTGGCGAGTCGCGAACTTGTTGCGCGGCGAGTATTACGACGAGAATGCGCTGCGATTCTACGAAGGCGCGCTCGAACGCGTGCTCGAAACGACCGCGCGCGTCGGTGCGGGCGAACCCGAGGCGGTTGCGATCGCGCTTGAAGCGTTGTTGCTTTCCGGCCTTTCGATGCTGGTGGCGGGTTCGTCCGCGCCTGCATCCGGCGGCGAGCACCTCATCTCGCATTACATCGACATGAAGCAGGCGCTGTACGGGACGCCGAACGATCTGCATGGTGTGCAGGTCGGCGTGGGAACCGTGCACTGCCTGAAACTGTGGGAGCGCGTGTTGGCGCTCGATCCGAAAGACATCGATCCCGACGCGCTGGCGAAGGCGCAGCCGGCGGACGAAGACGTCGCGCGTTGGGCGATGGAGGACTGGGGCGAAGCGGTCGCCGCCGAAGTGCTGGCGCAGTGGCGACAGAAGTCGCGCCCCCGCGATGCATTGCGTTCGGAGATCGCGCAATTCCGCGACCGTCTGCCCGAGATTCGCGGCGCGGTCAGCAAAGATTTGTTGCCGTCGTCCACCGTCGCCAAGGCCATTCGCGAAAGTGGCGGCCCGGCGGAACCCGAAGGCATGAATGCGCCCGTCGAGGAATACCGGAAAGCGCTTGTCCGAGCACGCTTCATTCGCAATCGGTTCACGATACTCGATCTTGCCGCGGAAGTCGGCGTTCACCAGGATGGCCGTTTGAATTCGGTCCCATACAGGTAA
- a CDS encoding class I SAM-dependent methyltransferase, with amino-acid sequence MITPRADQKHRDVADHYDDLSHWYLQIWGEHVHHGFWESGAESVELAVMQLTQRVARETGIRDGTNVVDIGCGYGATARLLAKGYGARVVGYTLSKAQHAYAVERAEHPANPDIRLCDWFENNLPDASSDVAISIESSEHMEDKPRFFAEVARVLRPGGRFAICAWIARSSPRPWEVNYLLEPICREGRLPSMGDEHDYRRWFADAGFVNVQYQDFTRNVKRTWPIIIRRMAMRLLWDKEAWRFLFKGPNTVFGLTVLRMAIAYNTGSLRYGLFTATKP; translated from the coding sequence GTGATTACTCCCCGCGCCGATCAGAAGCACCGCGATGTTGCGGACCACTACGACGACCTCAGTCATTGGTACCTGCAAATCTGGGGCGAACACGTTCACCACGGGTTTTGGGAGTCGGGCGCGGAGAGCGTCGAGCTTGCGGTGATGCAACTGACGCAGCGCGTTGCGCGGGAGACGGGCATCCGCGACGGGACAAACGTCGTCGATATCGGTTGCGGCTACGGCGCGACGGCGCGGCTGTTGGCGAAGGGCTACGGTGCGCGCGTCGTTGGGTATACGCTGTCGAAAGCGCAACACGCGTATGCGGTCGAGCGCGCCGAGCACCCGGCCAATCCCGATATTCGGTTGTGCGACTGGTTCGAGAACAACTTGCCCGACGCGTCGTCCGACGTCGCGATCTCGATCGAAAGTTCCGAGCACATGGAAGACAAGCCGCGCTTCTTCGCCGAAGTGGCGCGCGTACTCAGGCCCGGCGGTCGATTCGCGATTTGCGCGTGGATCGCACGGTCGTCCCCGCGGCCGTGGGAAGTAAATTACCTGCTCGAACCCATCTGTCGCGAAGGCCGCCTGCCCAGCATGGGCGACGAACACGATTACCGCCGCTGGTTCGCCGACGCCGGATTCGTGAACGTTCAATACCAGGACTTCACGCGCAACGTGAAGCGCACCTGGCCGATCATCATTCGCCGAATGGCCATGCGGCTCCTGTGGGACAAGGAGGCCTGGCGGTTTCTGTTCAAAGGACCGAACACCGTCTTCGGGCTGACGGTGCTGCGCATGGCGATTGCGTACAACACGGGCAGCCTGCGCTACGGCCTCTTTACCGCGACGAAACCGTAA
- a CDS encoding inositol oxygenase, with product MAAPDTDAPLQSLGEWEDDVQARYPEPEKPFAPHKDKSEFRDYENTTRPTVREFYRINHKLQTYDFVRAKQNEFGALNRRKMGVWEAMEYLNTLVDDSDPDTDLSQIQHLMQTSEAIRADGHPRWFILTGLVHDLGKILCLYGEPQWAVVGDTFPVGCKFSDKIVFPQFFSDNPDAAHAVYGTENGAYEPGCGLDKVAMSWGHDEYMYYVAKDYLPEPALYMIRYHSFYAAHREGEYGHLMTDHDKEMFKWVKAFNPYDLYSKSPTPPDVNALRPYYEDLIAEFFPKQLAW from the coding sequence ATGGCCGCTCCAGATACCGACGCCCCGCTTCAATCCTTGGGCGAGTGGGAAGACGATGTGCAAGCGCGTTACCCGGAGCCGGAGAAGCCGTTCGCGCCGCACAAGGACAAGTCCGAGTTCCGCGACTACGAAAACACGACGCGCCCGACAGTTCGCGAGTTTTACCGGATCAACCACAAGCTCCAAACGTACGACTTTGTCCGCGCGAAACAGAACGAGTTCGGTGCGCTCAATCGGCGAAAGATGGGCGTTTGGGAGGCAATGGAGTATCTCAATACGCTGGTCGATGACAGCGATCCGGACACGGACCTGTCGCAGATTCAACACCTGATGCAGACATCCGAGGCGATCCGCGCGGACGGCCATCCGCGCTGGTTCATTCTGACCGGGCTGGTGCACGATCTTGGGAAGATACTTTGTCTCTATGGCGAACCGCAGTGGGCGGTCGTGGGCGACACGTTTCCCGTCGGCTGCAAGTTTTCGGATAAGATCGTGTTTCCGCAATTCTTCTCCGATAACCCCGATGCGGCGCACGCCGTCTACGGCACAGAGAATGGAGCGTATGAACCGGGTTGCGGGTTGGACAAGGTGGCGATGTCGTGGGGGCACGACGAGTACATGTATTACGTAGCAAAAGACTACTTGCCCGAGCCCGCGCTCTACATGATCCGCTACCACTCGTTTTATGCCGCGCACCGCGAAGGCGAGTATGGGCATCTCATGACGGACCACGACAAAGAGATGTTCAAATGGGTGAAGGCGTTCAATCCCTACGATCTGTATTCGAAGAGCCCGACACCCCCGGACGTAAACGCGTTGCGGCCGTACTACGAAGACCTCATCGCGGAATTTTTCCCGAAACAGCTTGCGTGGTGA
- a CDS encoding FAD-binding oxidoreductase, with translation MNATSFDIIVIGSGVAGLSVAMEFARRGKRALVIERGPLASGATSRAAGLIGQMRSTPDGIRLLMDSIRIIREVEAQTGMRVLEQTGSVRVAQTHDRVVELQRDMDIARGAGLHVERVTASELEKLIPCMRADDVLDACFCPSDCYLEAPALALAYIAAGRQLDVTYIEHTRVESLRTSNGNAIGVRAADVDYDAPIVINAAGPWAHLVADYAQQFLPTAGIAHYYFTTKPEANIAINAASPSFRDRENRIYGRPCNGGIRVGIYEALPEHVDMAALSPNFQMSTVSADASKSVIRSLLDAASLRFPSITASTPMEIRGGIMAFSPDGGPLLGELEGVSGFYHCAGFCGHGVSQSAAIGPVVADLIMNGTCEYDLGQLRADRFSDWPSLHNRDAVVRSCLDVYANYYGKPII, from the coding sequence ATGAACGCGACCTCTTTCGACATCATCGTCATCGGCTCGGGAGTCGCGGGACTCAGCGTCGCGATGGAATTCGCCAGGCGCGGCAAACGCGCCCTCGTGATCGAGCGTGGCCCGCTCGCGTCCGGCGCCACGAGCCGCGCCGCGGGTCTCATCGGCCAGATGCGGTCTACCCCCGACGGGATTCGCCTTTTAATGGACAGTATCCGCATCATCCGCGAAGTGGAAGCCCAAACCGGCATGCGGGTGCTTGAACAAACAGGCTCGGTCCGCGTGGCGCAAACCCACGATCGCGTCGTGGAACTCCAACGCGACATGGACATAGCGCGCGGCGCCGGCCTTCACGTTGAACGCGTCACCGCATCGGAACTGGAAAAGCTCATCCCGTGCATGCGCGCCGACGATGTGCTCGACGCGTGCTTCTGCCCGAGTGATTGCTATCTGGAAGCGCCGGCACTTGCGCTGGCCTACATCGCGGCGGGACGCCAACTGGACGTCACCTATATCGAGCATACACGGGTCGAATCGCTTCGCACGTCGAACGGCAACGCCATCGGCGTTCGCGCCGCGGACGTCGATTACGACGCGCCGATCGTCATCAACGCAGCGGGCCCGTGGGCGCATCTCGTCGCCGACTATGCACAACAATTCCTCCCAACGGCGGGTATCGCGCACTACTACTTCACGACAAAGCCCGAAGCGAATATCGCCATCAATGCCGCCAGTCCATCCTTCCGGGACCGCGAGAATCGAATCTACGGCCGCCCCTGCAATGGCGGCATCCGTGTGGGCATATACGAGGCGTTGCCCGAGCACGTCGACATGGCGGCGCTTTCGCCCAATTTCCAGATGAGCACCGTCTCCGCCGACGCTTCGAAGTCCGTGATTCGCTCGTTGCTCGACGCCGCATCGCTGCGGTTTCCGTCAATCACCGCGTCAACACCAATGGAAATCCGCGGCGGCATCATGGCGTTCTCGCCCGACGGCGGACCACTGCTCGGCGAATTGGAAGGGGTGAGCGGCTTCTATCACTGCGCAGGGTTCTGCGGGCACGGCGTCTCACAAAGCGCCGCCATCGGCCCGGTCGTCGCCGACCTCATCATGAACGGTACGTGCGAGTACGACCTCGGCCAACTCCGCGCCGACCGCTTCTCCGATTGGCCCTCGCTCCACAACCGCGACGCCGTCGTCCGAAGCTGCCTCGATGTCTACGCAAACTACTACGGCAAGCCGATAATCTAG